A portion of the Rhodanobacter sp. AS-Z3 genome contains these proteins:
- a CDS encoding response regulator → MAPTDTLKPATRDRTSSWLADQPLQRKVMLAIGLLLGLFLTANLVILSSLQTQENTRHWASHTYRVLLQISSVRRAAQTSQVAARGFVLTGSAAELNTFRTSAHDMDLRIAELRPLLVDNPLQQIRTDSVASLATSWQHEIIERAVLPLQQWNPNDPKADWQRQQIQKNFLTQRTARIEDLSAVLDQMVVEENRLLAERNHALDTNLSRTKAINALTILLGILLGIFVIRLTSSLVIRPLRRLTDQMTRLSNHDHDFEIRQPNRRDEVGEIARALRVFKQMSLDTEGRTWIRANVSDIAQTLLQTSSHKEFAQGLISELVPLCNAGIGLFYAYDKERQRLDLLGSYGLRLSNRSAEQYMPGEGLVGQCATERKPIILTDVPADYLHIDSGSGEATPRHVAILPLLYRDALIGVLELASFAPLTALQQSLLDELLPIVALAMENLNQAVHTQDLLIQTREQADELRVSELVMRQQKEVLHESNETLMAKTAELEEQSKRLMASKEELRSSNEELREKTESLNRHKHVMEDLQRETEEKASELARASQYKSEFLANMSHELRTPLNSLLILSRSLADNETGNLDEEQIESAQIIHDAGNSLLNLINDILDLSKVEAGKMELMIEELVLTELGKRLQRNFVHVAHNKRLAFNLSIEPGLPATLATDGNRVEQITNNLLSNAFKFTVAGSVSLHIGRAPAELNIPAALGEQPLIAISVTDTGIGIPQDKLERVFNAFEQVDAGTSRQFGGTGLGLTISRRMAQLLGGDVVLQSEAGRGSRFILLLPETPPAISSAMDEEDDAASVLSLPRVPTSLRAASIEDDRNTLQPGQVIILVVEDDPAFVRILIDMIHRKGYRALAATDGESGLRLAHQYHPAGILLDIALPVMDGWTVLDRLKADPATRGIPVHFVSVSDSRSRGMKRGAIGFLTKPVSRESIGTALDRLLRFGEGKQRRLLVVEDDASSRKAIRMALRAHHVEVDEANCAEDALPKIISQEYDCVVLDLGLPGMSGLQLMEHLSVTMETIPPVVVYSARDLDAGEEAKLRKYAEAIVHKGARSSERLLHEVAAFLQDVHKPAAVPGSGRASQISLTGQRALLVDDDMRNLFALSKVLRSWGMQVSMAQDGYKALKALDDEARPAVVLMDIMMPGMDGYATIKAIRQRAEFASLPIIAVTAKAMAGDREKCIEMGANDYLSKPINIDKLAAVIRTWLPKVES, encoded by the coding sequence ATGGCCCCCACCGACACCTTAAAACCTGCCACCCGCGACAGGACGAGTTCGTGGCTGGCCGACCAGCCCCTGCAACGCAAGGTGATGTTGGCCATCGGCCTGTTGCTGGGGCTGTTCCTGACTGCCAATCTGGTCATCCTTAGCTCTTTGCAGACGCAGGAAAATACCCGGCACTGGGCCAGCCATACCTATCGGGTGTTGTTGCAGATCAGCAGCGTGCGCCGGGCGGCACAGACCAGCCAGGTTGCCGCGCGTGGTTTTGTGTTGACGGGATCCGCCGCCGAACTCAATACATTTAGGACGTCCGCGCATGATATGGATCTGCGCATTGCCGAATTGCGCCCGCTGCTGGTCGACAACCCGCTGCAGCAGATCCGAACGGATAGCGTGGCATCGCTGGCCACGAGCTGGCAGCACGAGATTATCGAACGGGCCGTGCTGCCATTGCAGCAATGGAATCCGAACGATCCCAAAGCCGATTGGCAGCGGCAGCAGATCCAGAAGAATTTTCTGACGCAGCGCACGGCCCGCATCGAAGACTTGTCGGCGGTGCTGGACCAGATGGTTGTGGAGGAAAACCGTCTGCTGGCCGAGCGCAACCATGCACTCGATACCAACCTGAGCCGAACCAAGGCGATCAACGCGTTGACCATCCTGCTGGGCATTCTGCTCGGCATCTTCGTCATCCGACTCACCTCGTCGCTGGTCATCCGACCCCTGCGCCGACTCACCGACCAGATGACGCGGCTGTCCAACCACGATCACGACTTCGAAATACGCCAACCGAATCGCCGCGACGAAGTCGGCGAGATCGCGCGGGCGCTGCGGGTGTTCAAGCAGATGTCGCTGGACACCGAGGGACGCACATGGATCCGCGCCAACGTGTCGGATATTGCCCAGACCTTGCTGCAAACCTCATCCCACAAGGAATTTGCACAAGGACTGATCAGCGAACTGGTGCCGCTGTGCAATGCCGGCATTGGCCTGTTCTATGCCTACGACAAGGAGCGCCAACGGCTGGACCTGTTGGGCAGCTACGGACTGCGCCTGAGCAATCGTTCGGCTGAACAGTACATGCCGGGCGAAGGCCTGGTCGGCCAGTGTGCAACGGAGCGCAAGCCGATCATCTTGACTGATGTGCCAGCCGACTACCTGCACATCGATTCCGGTTCCGGTGAGGCCACGCCACGGCATGTCGCGATCCTGCCATTGCTCTATCGCGACGCGCTGATCGGTGTGCTGGAGCTGGCCAGCTTTGCGCCGCTGACCGCGCTGCAACAGTCACTGCTGGACGAGTTGCTGCCGATCGTGGCGCTGGCCATGGAAAACCTCAACCAGGCGGTGCATACCCAGGACTTGTTGATCCAGACACGCGAGCAGGCCGACGAACTGCGTGTATCCGAGCTGGTCATGCGCCAACAAAAGGAGGTGTTGCACGAAAGCAACGAGACGCTGATGGCGAAGACAGCCGAACTGGAGGAGCAGTCAAAGCGCCTGATGGCCAGCAAGGAGGAACTTCGTTCATCCAATGAGGAGCTGCGCGAGAAGACTGAAAGCCTGAACCGGCACAAGCATGTCATGGAGGACCTGCAGCGCGAAACCGAGGAAAAGGCCAGCGAACTGGCGCGCGCCAGCCAGTACAAGTCAGAGTTCCTCGCCAACATGTCGCACGAATTGCGTACCCCGCTGAACAGCCTGCTGATTCTGTCGCGCAGTCTTGCGGACAACGAAACCGGCAACCTCGATGAGGAACAGATCGAATCGGCGCAGATCATCCACGATGCCGGCAACAGCTTGCTGAACCTGATCAACGACATCCTGGATCTGTCCAAGGTCGAAGCGGGCAAGATGGAGCTGATGATCGAGGAGCTCGTACTCACGGAACTGGGCAAACGCCTGCAACGGAACTTCGTGCACGTTGCCCACAACAAGCGACTGGCGTTCAACCTGTCCATCGAGCCCGGACTACCCGCCACGCTGGCCACCGACGGCAACCGGGTGGAACAGATCACCAACAACCTGCTCAGCAACGCATTCAAGTTCACTGTCGCCGGATCAGTGAGCTTGCACATCGGCCGCGCACCGGCTGAGCTGAACATTCCCGCGGCGCTGGGTGAGCAGCCACTCATTGCGATCAGCGTCACCGACACTGGCATCGGTATTCCACAGGACAAGCTGGAGCGCGTCTTCAACGCGTTCGAGCAGGTTGATGCAGGCACCAGCCGTCAGTTCGGTGGAACCGGACTGGGTCTGACTATTTCACGTCGCATGGCGCAACTGCTCGGCGGTGACGTGGTACTTCAAAGTGAAGCCGGTCGGGGCAGCCGCTTCATCCTGCTGTTACCGGAAACACCGCCCGCCATATCTTCCGCGATGGACGAGGAAGACGATGCCGCCAGCGTGCTGAGCCTGCCGCGTGTGCCGACATCACTGCGCGCCGCAAGCATCGAAGACGATCGCAACACGCTGCAGCCGGGTCAGGTCATTATTCTCGTCGTCGAAGATGACCCAGCCTTCGTGCGCATTCTGATCGACATGATCCATCGCAAAGGCTATCGCGCGCTCGCGGCGACGGACGGTGAAAGCGGCTTGCGGCTGGCGCACCAATATCACCCCGCTGGCATTTTGCTGGATATCGCGCTGCCCGTGATGGATGGCTGGACCGTGCTGGATCGACTCAAGGCCGACCCGGCCACCCGCGGCATTCCAGTACATTTTGTGTCGGTCAGTGACTCGCGCAGTCGCGGCATGAAGCGAGGCGCGATCGGTTTCCTGACCAAGCCGGTGAGCCGTGAATCCATTGGCACCGCGCTGGATCGGTTGTTGCGCTTCGGCGAAGGCAAGCAACGGCGACTGCTGGTGGTGGAAGACGATGCCAGTTCGCGCAAGGCCATTCGCATGGCCTTGCGCGCCCACCATGTCGAGGTGGACGAGGCCAACTGTGCCGAAGACGCGCTGCCAAAGATCATCAGCCAGGAATACGACTGCGTGGTGCTGGACCTTGGCTTGCCCGGCATGTCAGGGCTGCAATTGATGGAACACCTGTCGGTGACCATGGAAACCATCCCGCCGGTAGTGGTGTATTCCGCCCGTGATCTCGACGCCGGGGAAGAAGCCAAGCTGCGCAAATATGCCGAGGCGATCGTGCACAAGGGCGCACGCTCAAGCGAGCGCCTGCTGCACGAAGTGGCTGCGTTCCTGCAGGACGTGCACAAACCGGCGGCGGTACCGGGCAGCGGCCGAGCATCACAGATTTCGCTGACTGGCCAGCGCGCACTGCTGGTGGACGATGACATGCGCAACCTGTTCGCCCTGTCCAAGGTGCTGCGTAGCTGGGGCATGCAGGTAAGCATGGCGCAAGACGGCTACAAGGCACTCAAGGCGCTGGACGACGAAGCGCGCCCCGCCGTCGTGCTGATGGATATCATGATGCCGGGGATGGACGGTTACGCGACGATCAAGGCGATTCGCCAACGCGCCGAGTTCGCCAGCTTGCCGATCATCGCGGTAACCGCCAAGGCGATGGCCGGCGACCGGGAGAAATGCATCGAGATGGGTGCCAATGACTACCTGTCCAAACCCATCAACATCGACAAGCTCGCCGCCGTCATTCGCACCTGGTTGCCTAAAGTGGAGTCCTGA
- a CDS encoding diguanylate cyclase, with protein sequence MTAKILIVDDTPANLVAMRRLLARSGAELIEASSGNQALALCLDHQFALILLDVNMPDMDGFEVASLLGEAEHFNETPIIFVTAAYVDDMNRLKGYHSGAVDYIAKPINDVILQAKVRVFLELHSARMKLSEAMSELAERNEALKREIAERKLVEEMVRHQASHDALTGLPNRVLFYDRLHGAIQRANRHQNRFALAYIDIDGFKGVNDNHGHATGDALLQEISKRLTQQLRGNDTVARLGGDEFALILEEIDDPQVALRLCQTLCETLAEPCHLRVNGELIEVHVSGSIGIAAYAPSGLGDADEQLIHAADRAMYEAKRDGKNRCVLATQ encoded by the coding sequence ATGACAGCAAAAATTCTCATCGTTGACGACACGCCGGCCAACCTCGTGGCAATGCGCCGTCTGCTGGCGCGTAGCGGCGCGGAGCTGATCGAGGCCAGCAGCGGCAACCAGGCGCTGGCGTTATGCCTGGATCACCAATTCGCCCTGATCCTGCTCGATGTCAACATGCCTGACATGGATGGCTTCGAGGTCGCCAGCCTGCTTGGCGAAGCCGAGCACTTCAACGAGACGCCGATCATCTTCGTCACGGCCGCCTATGTTGACGACATGAACCGGCTCAAGGGCTATCACTCCGGCGCCGTCGACTACATCGCCAAGCCGATCAACGACGTGATCCTGCAGGCCAAGGTTCGTGTATTCCTGGAACTGCACTCGGCGCGCATGAAGCTGAGTGAAGCCATGAGCGAACTGGCAGAGCGCAACGAAGCCCTGAAACGCGAGATTGCCGAACGCAAGCTGGTGGAAGAAATGGTGCGTCATCAGGCCAGCCACGATGCGCTGACCGGCCTGCCCAATCGCGTGCTGTTCTACGACCGCCTGCACGGTGCAATCCAGCGCGCCAATCGTCACCAGAACCGCTTTGCACTGGCCTACATCGACATCGACGGCTTCAAGGGCGTCAACGACAACCACGGTCATGCCACCGGTGACGCGCTGCTGCAGGAAATTTCCAAGCGTCTGACCCAGCAGCTGCGCGGCAACGATACCGTGGCGCGACTGGGCGGCGATGAGTTCGCGTTGATCCTCGAAGAAATCGACGACCCGCAAGTAGCCCTGCGCTTGTGCCAGACCCTCTGCGAAACCCTCGCCGAACCCTGCCATCTACGCGTCAACGGCGAGCTGATCGAGGTGCACGTCAGCGGCAGCATCGGTATCGCCGCGTATGCACCGAGCGGACTTGGCGATGCCGATGAGCAGCTGATTCACGCGGCAGATCGCGCCATGTACGAAGCCAAACGCGACGGCAAGAATCGCTGCGTGCTGGCGACCCAATGA
- a CDS encoding type II CAAX endopeptidase family protein, which translates to MSQPSVAFAAPTDVPAWKRWLLYSAGARIAIFIALFVALSFVMGGALHLLGWGKASPPLQQAVAQFVARALIPLFAYLILVKWLERRRITELAPVTLIPQGLLGIAFGLVLFSTVVGVLYLLGSYHVTGSNPNAPWLPALLVVGLGAGIGEEIMFRGVLFRMVEEGLGTWVALLISALFFGAVHLGNPGATLWSSAAIAIEAGLLFGMLYHVTRSLPLCMGLHAAWNFAQGTIYGIPVSGTDAEGWLVSTRSGPDWLSGGVFGAEASVIALALCSLCTVGLIVIALRRGTIVPFRRQR; encoded by the coding sequence ATGTCGCAGCCTTCCGTAGCTTTTGCCGCGCCCACCGACGTGCCTGCATGGAAACGCTGGTTGCTGTATTCGGCCGGGGCGCGCATCGCAATCTTCATTGCGCTATTCGTTGCGCTGAGCTTTGTCATGGGTGGGGCGCTGCACCTGCTTGGCTGGGGCAAGGCATCGCCACCGCTGCAACAAGCCGTCGCGCAGTTTGTGGCTCGTGCATTGATTCCGCTGTTTGCCTACTTGATCCTGGTGAAATGGCTGGAGCGCCGTCGCATCACCGAGCTGGCGCCAGTCACGCTGATCCCGCAGGGGTTGCTGGGCATCGCGTTTGGATTGGTTCTTTTCAGCACCGTCGTTGGGGTCTTGTACCTGCTCGGCAGCTACCACGTGACCGGCAGCAACCCGAATGCGCCTTGGCTGCCAGCCTTGCTGGTGGTGGGATTGGGCGCTGGCATCGGCGAGGAAATCATGTTCCGCGGCGTGTTGTTTCGCATGGTCGAAGAAGGTCTGGGCACGTGGGTGGCGCTGCTGATTTCGGCGTTGTTCTTTGGCGCCGTGCATCTGGGTAACCCCGGTGCCACGCTGTGGAGTTCGGCGGCCATCGCGATCGAGGCTGGCCTGCTGTTCGGCATGCTGTATCACGTGACCCGCTCGCTGCCGCTGTGCATGGGTCTGCATGCGGCGTGGAACTTCGCCCAGGGCACCATCTACGGCATTCCGGTTTCCGGTACCGATGCGGAGGGCTGGCTGGTTTCAACCCGTAGCGGACCGGACTGGCTGAGCGGCGGCGTGTTCGGTGCAGAAGCTTCGGTAATTGCGCTGGCACTGTGCTCGCTGTGCACGGTGGGGCTGATCGTCATTGCGCTGCGCCGGGGCACCATCGTTCCGTTCCGCCGGCAGCGCTGA